The following is a genomic window from bacterium (Candidatus Blackallbacteria) CG13_big_fil_rev_8_21_14_2_50_49_14.
GGAACAGGACTTTATTCGCTGCTCGAAGCCAGCCGTAAAGCATTGCTGGGTTGGGTGCCCCCTGATTCTGGTCTGACTCCCTTCCGTATTGGCCGGGTCACGAATCACGGTCAGGAAGAAGGGGCTTGGAGCATGAGCATTATCCTGAACACGCAAGCGGTTTGGGTGGATGATGCAGAGCCCGTAATCGGGCCGCTTTTGAAACTATTAACTTTCGATGAGGTTTGACCATGACCACTTATACCTACAACGGCCCGCCCTCTGGGGTCACATTGGCAGACGGGAGCGAAGTCCTGTTTTACCCCGGCCAGAAATATGGCTTGCCTGAAGACAATGAATACGTCCAGGCACTGGTAAGCCAGCGGCGACTTGTTCCTGAGCCATCCCAGCCCAAAACCAGCAAAAGCAAAGGAGAAAAAGCCTAATGGCTGTCAATTACCTTCACGGGGTCGAAACCATCGAGGTGGACAAAGGCCCCCGCCCCATCCGAACCGTTAAAACTGCTGTGGTGGGCCTGATTGGCTCTGCCCCAATGGGTGCAGTCAATACGCCGACAGTGGTGCTCTCTGACCGGGATGCTGCTGCTTTTGGCCCTCAGACCCCTAACTTTACCATTCCCCAAGCTCTGAATGCGATCTTCGACCAAGGCTATGGCACGGTGATCGTGATTAATGTGCTTGACCCTGCTGTGCATAAAACCGCTGTGGCTGCTGAAGCTCAAACCTTCGGTACCGATGGCACCTTGAGCCTTGCGCATCCACATATCGCCAATCTGGTTTTGAAGAATACTGGCGGGACGGTCACCTATGTCAAAGATACAGACTATTCAGTTGACCCTGTGACCGGGAAAGTCACCCGAATTCCGACAGGTGATATTACCGCAGGTCAAGCCATTGAAGCGGATTATGACTATGCCGATCCTACCAAAGTATTGGCCTCGGATATTATCGGCGGCACTTCTGTGGGGGGGCAGCGTTCAGGCATCCAGGCCCTGGATGACACGTATAACCTCTTCGGCTATTTCGCCAAGATTCTAATCTCACCCGTGTTCTGCACTCAGAACAGTGTTGCAGTTGAGCTGATTGCAATGGCGCAAAAGCTCAAAGCCATTGCCCTGATCGATGCTCCAATCGGCACGACACCCGCCCAAGCCATTGCAGGGCGCGGTCCTGCGGGCACGATTAACTTCAATACCAGCTCAGAGCGGGCTTATCTCTGCTATCCCCATCTCAAAGTTTACGATACCGTGCTCAATGCCGAACGTCTGGAACCCTACAGCCAGCGTCTGGCAGGAGTCATGTGTCGACGTGATGTTGAAAATGGCTATTGGTGGTCTCCCTCCAATCTGGAAATCCTGGGCATCACAGGCTCTGAATTCCCAATCTCTGCCCGCGTGAACGATCCCAATACTGAAGCCAACCAGCTCAACGAAGCCGGAATCTGTACGGTCTTTAACAGCTTTGGAACGGGTCTGCGCACTTGGGGTAATCGAAGTGCCGCATGGCCTTCAGTCACCAGCCCCAAAAACTTCGTTTCTGTGCGCCGTACCGCTGATGTTCTGCATGAATCCATCGAGTTTTCAATGCTCCAGTTCATTGATTACCCGATTGACGATGTTCTGATTGATGCCATCATTCAGAGCGCCAATGCCTTTGTCCGTACTCTGATCGGACGTGGAGCGATTGTAGACGGTGAAGTAACCTACGATCCCGCCAAGAATCCCCCCACAGAGATTGCCTTGGGCCATCTCACCTTTGATGTGACCTTCATTCCGCCGACCCCGGCAGAACGCATCACCTTTGAATCCTTCCTCGACATCAATTTGCTGGCTGGCCTTGGGGCCGCAGCGTAAAAGGAGCAAACCATGTCTAAAATTGCGATCAACCGCCTGACCAATGCCAATGTCTTCTTTGAGGGGAATAGTCTGCTGGGTCGGGTTGAAGAAATCACCTTACCTGAAATTAAGGTGAAAACAGCAGAGCACAAAGCACTGGGAATGGTTGGGAGCATTGAAGCCTTCGCTGGCTTTGAGAAGCTCGAAGGCAAGATCAAATGGTCAAGCCTTTACCCCGATGCCATGAAGAAAACAGCCAATCCCTTCAAGTCTGTGCAGATTCAGGTGCGTGGTTCACTGGAATCCTGGACAGGTCAAGGCCGTTCAGAACAGAAAAAGGTCGTTATTAACCTGACGGTGGCCTTTAAAAAGTTCCCTGGCGGGAATTTCAAGCCCCAAGACAATGTGGAGCTTGAGACAGATTTTGCCTGCTATTACATGAAACAGACCGTCAATGGCGAAGATATTGTCGAAATTGACGTGCTCGAAAACATCTACAAAGCCGGTGGGGTCGATATGCTGGCGACTTACAGAAGTAACATAGGGGGATAATTGAAATATGGAGCCCGTAACTCAAGAAACCAATCCCAACCAGCTTGAAGTCACCCTTTCTGACGGTCGCACTGCGATTGTGCGCAAAGCCAAAGGGCGACAGCTCAGAAACGCCATGCGCATTTCTGACAATCCAAACGAATTCGGTATGATTCTGGCCGCTGATTCCACCACTATCAATGGAAAATCTTTGAACTACGAAGACGATTTTCTCGAAATGGACTTGGATGACTGTAACGCACTTATTCAGGCCTCAAACAAACTGCTGGGAAAGTAGTTCTACCCAGCGCTCAGCTTCTTGTTCATCTCTGCCATGTCACTGGAGCCAGTCCGTCTGAAATAGACTGCATGGATCTTGATGACCTGGCGTGGTGGTGTCAGGAGTCTGTCGCCTACTGGAATCACATCAATACCCCCAAGGAGGATTAACCCATGTCTGACATGCTTTTAGCCATGATGCTGACGCTCAAAGATATGGCTTCAGGCCCTCTTGGGCAAGCTCAGAGCAACGTCAAGAAATTCAGTCACGAACTCCTGGCGATTGGGGCCGCTTCGCGGGCGATGGGCCAGAAGATTCTTGGGGCAATGCAGGCTCCCATTCAAGCTTTCGCTGAAGCTGAAGACGCGGCAACTCAGCTTAGAGTCTCGATGATGGACTCTAAGGGCGTTTCTCAGGGCTTTGAAGCCGTCAATAAACTTGCGACAGATCTTGGTAATAAGTTGCCAGGCACAACCGCAGACTTTCAGGAAATGATGACTGCCCTGAATCAGCAGGGCGTCAAGGCTGACTCTATCCTTGGGGGTGTTGGTAAAGCTGCTGCCTATCTTGGCGTTCAGCTTAAAATGCCCTACCGTGAAGCCGCGATCTTTGCTGCTAAAACTGGAGAGGCTGCTGGGATTGCATCCAAAGACATGGAAAAGTTTATGGATACCATTCAGCGCACAGCAAATCTTGGCGTAACAACAGGAGAGATGGAGCTTGCTTTTGGGCGTAGTGCTGGCAAGCTGAAAGAAATTGGCGCTCAGGGTTTGGAATCAGCATCAGGGCTTAGCACTCTCTTTGCGATGCTTATCAAAACTGGTCTTTCTGGAGAAACTGTTGGTACTAACTTTGCAGCCCTTGCGGGCGGATTGCAACAGTACCAATACGGCATTGGAGACAAAGCAAAAGCGGCTCAAAAAAGTCTTAAAGCCTTGGGCATAGAGATGCGGTTCTTTGGCAAATCAGGCAAATTTCTTGGTGAGCGCAATATGATTTCTCAGCTCGAAAAGCTTAACAAACTAGCTCCAGATAAAAAAGCCTCCGTTCTGAATTCTTTGTTCGGAAGCGGGCAAGATGCTCAAATGGTATCCACTATTATTTCTGGCGGAATCAAAGCTTATAACGCCATGGAAAAAAAGAAGAAAGACCAAGCTGATCTCAATACCAAAGTAGAAGCTCAGCTCAAGACGCTTACCAACATTTGGGATTCTGCGACAGGCACTTTTACCAATATGCTTGCTACCCTTGGTGGTTCCATTGCTCCTGAGCTTAAAGCCATGGCAGATGGCTTTGGAAAGCTCTCTGAAAACCTTCAGAAATTCACCAAAGAACATCCACAAATTACAAAGATGGCTACAGCCTTTACCCTGCTCAGTGGGGCTGCTTTGGTTGTGGGTGGAACAGCAGCGATGGGTCTTGGTATGGCTCTGCCAGCCTTCGGACATGCTGCAACGGGCGCGAGCAAGATTGCCGCTGGAGCTGGTAAGCTCGCGAAGCATGGCAAAGATGCGGCATTGTCAATGAAAATTTGGAATGCTTCAGCAGGAGCAAACATTGTCGCTGCGGCCAATAAGCCAATCCCAATGCCAAAGTTTTCAGCAATATTCAAATCTGCTTTCAGCTCTGTGGGTAATGCAGCCAAGAGTTTTGGAAGTTCAATTGTTGGCGCTGTGGGTAAAGTTGGTCGGCTGTTTGCTGGGTTGCCAGGCGCACTACTAAAAATCCCCGGCGCTATTGGCGGAGCTTTTGGAAAAATCCCTGGTCTTTTGACCAAGATTCCTGCTCTGTTGAGAGGAGTTGCTCTTGGCATTCGCGCAGTCGGCATGGCTGCTCTGGCGAATCCTGCGGGGATTGCTATTGCTGCGCTGGCTGTTGGCGCAATATTGGTCTTTAAATACTGGAAACCGATCTCAGGTTTTTTCAAAGGGCTTTGGCATGGCCTGATGGTTGGGTTGAAACCACTGAAGCCTGCTTTTGATGGTGCCTTCAAAGCAGTTGCCCCGATTATTCAGCCTATTGTGGGTGCTTTGAAAGGCGTTTGGAACTGGTTGAAAAGCCTTTTGAGCCCAGTCAATGACACTGGTGGCGCGGCTGAAAAGATGGGGAAAAAATTCGGCTTGGCACTGGCTGAAATGATCAGCAAAGGACAAGAAATGCTGGCGCATTTTATGGCTCTGCCCGAAAAATTCTTATCGATTGGCGCAAATATGATGCACGGCCTGATAAATGGAATTAATTCAGCGGCAGGAGCGGTAATGAGCAGGCTCAAAGAGATTGGGAACAATATCAAGAGCACATTTACAGGCATCCTTGGAATCCATTCCCCGTCCCGTGTCTTTATGAACTATGGTCAAAATCTGGGTGCTGGCCTGGAGCTGGGCATGGTAGCCAAAGCAGCCAGTGTAGCGGGTGCTGCGGGTAAGCTGGCAAAGGCTGCAACTCCGAGTTTTCAGAAACTGTCTGGCCCATCTCTGGCTTTAGCTTCTGCCAGAGGGAACGCTGGCGGCGGGCATAATATCACCTTCGCGCCTGTGATTCAGCTCAGTGCTCTGCCAGGTGCAAGTTCTGAGCAGCAAATGCAGCAAGCGGTGCGCGATCTCTACCCCGAGTTCAAGCGATTTATGGATCGCTACACCCATGACAAAAAACGGAGCCATGCCTGATGACTGCGTTTGCGACTCTGGGCGATACTGAAATCGAAGTTCTGACTGGCCCTTCTGAATTGGGTGTAAAATATTCTGCCTCTTATGCCGATCTAGCTTTGATTGGCCGCAAGTCTGGGCTTCAGTTTACGGGCTTTTCCCCTGATGAAATCTCTTGGCGCGTGCTCCTGCATTCTAATTGGTGTGACCCTGCCTATGAGCTGCGCAAGCTCAAAGAACACATGGACAATCAGGACACCCTCTCTTTGGTGATGGGTACGGGTGAGTATCGCGGGGTCTTTGTTATCCCTGATTTGGATGTGGCTTTGCGGCATACCGATCCCAGCGGGAATATTATTGCCATGGAGCTAAATCTCGCTCTCAAAGAGTATACTGGCGACCCAGCAAAACCCAATCCCCCCGGCGTGATTGTAGATACCCTGCCGATTGAGGCAATCACCAATCCCACAGTCTTGCTCACTGAGCCGCCCGGTGGGTTCCTTGAAACCCTGGATACTGTGATGGGAACGATTGAAACCATTGGCGAAGCCTCTGCCCGTGTGAATGACATTGTGGCCAGCGCTCAGAATGGAGATATTTTGGGTGCGGTTGGTTTGGCCGGTGCCTATGCTCCTGAACTGGCTGAAATGGCTCAATTGCTACCCGTTGAAAATGTTCAGCAGTTCCAGGAGATGGCTGTCGTTGCTCAAGATGCCGGTGAAGTGGCCACGGGTTTAAGCCAGGCGCAAACTGAAATCACTACAGCAGCCTCTTTGCTGGAACAATCCACTGACCTGGGCGGATTGAGCGCTGCGGCTGGACACATGTCTTCAGCCGTTGGCCTGTCTGCCAATACTCAGCCTGCACTTGAAAGACTGCAGGCCTTTGGTGAAGTGGGCAGTCGCCTCGGAGGCCCGCCAAAATGAGCCAGCAATACCTTGAACACATTACCAAAGAGGGGGAACGCTGGGATAATATTGCCTGGCAGTATTACCGTGATATCAACCAGATCGGGCTTTTGATCGAAACCAATCCCCATGCCCCGATTGCGCCTGCCCTGCCCTCTGGCCTCAAGTTGTATATCCCCCTGATTGAGCAGGCCGCAGATATTGTAGGGCTTCCGCCGTGGAAGTGAAACAAGCCATCAAACCAGATTTTAAGCTTTTCTATGCGGGCAAGGATGTTACCCATGATCTGGCCCCATATATCACAGAGATTGTCTATACTGACCGGCTGACCGGGCAATCTGATGAATTGGATGTTTCACTGGTTGACCCAGATGGCCGCTGGATGGATGCCTGGTACCCGGAAAAGGGAGCTGAAATCAAGCTGGAATATGGCTATACCCACAAGCCCCTGATTAAGGCCGGGGCCTTTGAAGTGGATGAGATTGAAATCGAAGGCCCTCCCTCTACTGTTCGGATTCGTGCGCTCTCTGCGGGATTGAGTCGGCAGGCAAGAACGCGTCTTGGGAAAGCCTATGAAAAGACCACGCTCAAGGCCATTGTCGAAAAGGTAGCCAAACGCCTCAAGGCCAAGGTTAGCGGACAAATTGCAGATATTCAGATCCCCAAAGCGACCCAGTACGGTGAAACGGATTGGGCCTTTCTGGTGCGCCTGTGCCGGGAATATGGCTATGAGGTCAAGCTGACGGATAATAACCAGACGCTGGTCGTGGCCAAACTGAAAGACCTGGCTTCTCAAAAAGCCGTTCGTGTCATTACCCCGGCAGATCTGATCAGCTACCAATACCGGGACAAAATCACTGAAGTGCCTGCAAAAACAGAGGTGAAACACCAAAACCGCAGAAAGAAAAAGTTGGTCAAGGGCGAAGCCCAGAACAAACTGACACTGGATAAAACAGCCAGTGATACCCATAAGAAAATTCTGCCCGTGGATTCAAAAGGTCAGGCTCAAGCTGTGGCTGATGCCGAGCAAGAACGGCAAGAGATCGATAAAACCAGCTTTACGATTAACTTGTGGGGAGATGCTTCACTGGTAGCTGGGGCCAGAGTGACCGCCTCTAAGTTTGGCAAACTGAATGGAGAGTATATGATTGTCGAATCCAAACATACGATTTCGCGCAGTGGCTATAGCACTGAATCACAGATGAAGCGGGTTTCTGTATGAATGAAACCCTGAAAGAGTCTGCTGTCACCCTTCGCTATGGTCTGATTGAAGAATTTGACGAAGAGACCTACCAGGTCAAGGTCAGGCTTCCCGATCTCGATGATATGCTGACCCATTGGTTGCCTCTTCCTGTTTCTGTTTCTCAGGACGATAAGGCTCTGGACACTGTGGATATAGGGACACAGGTTGCTTTGCTCCTGGATACCAGGGGCGAAGAGGGGATTATCATCGGGGCGGTTTATTCTGAAGAAGACACCCCGCCGGTCAAGTCAAAAGACAAGTTTCATCGCAAGTTTAAAGATGGTACTGTGATTGAGTATGATCGCTCTGAGCACAAGCTCAAGGTGGATGCCCAGGGTGAAATCACCATCAAAGCCACTGGGCCGGTGACGGTCGAGGGCCAGAATGTGACCATCAAGGGCATATTGGTGACGATTGATGCCCCTTTGACAAAGGTGAATAATATTCTGATTCAGGGTAAACTGATTCTCCAGCCACAACCCTGACCCATTCCCCCGGTGTGAACTATGTCACCACGACGCTGCCTTGCTTTCAGCCCTATGCTAAGGGCATGAGCACACCCATTCCAACCCTGGCCGCGCCAGTCAATTACATGACCTTACCCTCTGAAACCGAATCCCCTAAGGTTTTCGGGGCTTTTCTCATGTCACTGACAGATCCCGCTACGCTCTTGATCCTCGATCCTGAGGGTTTGTTTATGACAAACGCCCCTTATTCAACGGCCCCCACGCCTGGGCATTGGTTTTGGCCATGAGTACGCTGCACTGGCAACCCAGCTTAGAGGGCGAGGGAATTGTCGAAGGGGTTGAAGATGTGCGTCAGTGCATCCGCATTATTCTTGAAACCCCTCTGGGCTCTGACCCTCTGCGCCCAGATTTTGGTAGCAATCTTCGCAATTATGTTGATCATCCTATCGACCGCGCCCGTCCTCATGTGGTGCGTGAAACCGTTGAGGCCATTCGCAAATGGGAGCCACGCTGCACTGTTAAGCGTGTTCTGGTCAGAATTACAGATTTCTCTGGCCTTCTGATTCAAGTTTATTTCAAACTGGCCAATGGTGTAGAGCAAAGCGTGGAGGTTTATCCCTATGCGTCCATCCTGTGAGGATTGCGGCATGGCCTTTGCGGATTGCCTAAACTGCTGTTGCTGCTCTTGGTGTGGCTGCGCCTGCGAAACAGAACCTGAAGAAGATGAGCAGGATTGTGGTCTGGAGAGTGCTGCATGAGTCTACCCCAAGTCATTCATGAAAACCCCACTCAGGTGCTCGATGAACTGAAAGCCGCTTATGAGGCCAGCACAGAGAAAACCCTGTATCCCGCCCAGATTGAACAGCTCATAATTAATTTGATCGCCTACCGTGAAACTTTGCTCAGAACCAGCATCAACGATGCAGCCCGTCAGAATCTGGCCCGCTATGCCAGGTCTCCCATGCTGGAATACCTTGGGGAACTGGTCAATACCTACCGTTTACCTGCCCAGTTTGCCAAAACCACGCTTGAATTTTCGCTTTCACTGCCCTTGGTGAATCCTACCTTAATCCCAAAGGGTACACGCATTCAAGCTGCAAATGGCGCAATCTTTGCCTCTGTGGCCGATGCATGGATTCTGGCTGGTCAAACTTCGGTGCAGGTCAAAGCCCAGGCAGATACCGCAGGCCCTGAGTTTAATGGGTTCCTTCCAGGTACGATTAAAGAGCCTTTTGATACCCTTCAAACGGGCCTTACAGTCACCAATCTGACCACTTCCAGTGGTGGGGCTTTGATAGAGGATATTGAGCGTTTTCGGGTTCGCGTGCTCTTGGCTATGAACCAACCCTCTGCGGGCTCAAGCAATGCCTATCGCTATATCGCCCTAACTGCTGACAGCCATGTGGTGGATGTCAGTGTGCAAATCGTTGCACCTGGCTGGGTTCGCCTGGCTGTTTTGACGGATGGAGACAGCGCTGAAATCGTTGCCAATGTCGATCAGGCTGTGCGGGCTGATGATTCCCGCCCACTGACTGACCGTGTAGATGTTGTCGCTGCTGAAGCAATTGCGGCTCCGATTCTGGTGACGATCACCCCCCGCAAAGGGGCTCTGGTGGCAACTCTGCTTCAATCTGCTCAGGCCGTGCTCGAAGCGCACAGAGACAAGCTGAAAAACACATTGGGCTATGACCTTGTAGCGTCTGAATTGAGTGCCAAGATTCAAGATTCAGGAGCCATCAAAAGGGTCGGTTTGATTGGGGCCGATGTCCCGATTGAACCGCATCAGTATGCGGTCATGAGCTGGCCTGAGCCTGCTTTCCTGGAGGCCGAACTTGACTGACATCACCCCTGTTCTGGAAAAATCTTCACGCTGGCTGCCCGTTGCAAAGCTGACAGATCGTTTTTTCAATTTGCCAAGCTGGAAAGCCACGGTCTGGCATGTCGATTCCACTGAAAGCGCTATTTTGCCCTATCTCGCCGAAATGCTGGGCATTACAGAAACTGCGGCTTGGCAGTCTGCACAATCCGATCAGGAGCGGAAAGCTTTGATTCAATCGGCTCATACCCGCTTCAGAACACGGGGTACCCCTGCGGGCTTGATTCGCGAAGCTGCTGAAGCTGGGGGTCAGGTTCGTCGAATCATCGCTCCCCCGAATAAAACCTTTCTTTCCGCTGCGGCGAGTGTCGCAGAGCGCAATGCCTGGCTGAATTTGCACCCTGAGCTAAGAATTTATACCCGCCGCCTGCCGGGAACCAAACAGGTGGCTATGCTGGGCTCTGAGTTTCTGGGCGGCAAGTGTTACCCAGCCCGGTCTGAAGCCCTGGTACGCTCACGCCTGCGGGTTACGCTGGTTAAAAATGGGCTTCAGACCGAGCTTGAAAGCCCAGACTGGCAAATTGCCAGCGCTGAAAAGCAGGCTATTACTGAGGTAATCATTCCTTCCAAAGCGGGTCATGCCTCATTTTTGGGGCGGCCTTTGCGCTTTGTTGCGGCCACTGATGCCAGCAATCGTCGGATTGTTTTGCAAGATGTCGCACTTTATCAAGAAAGGACTTCAACGCTTGGAATTCGCACTCTTAAGCCTGCTTTGGAACCTATTCATGCGGATGGGGAAATGGTTTCTGAGATTCGCCCTGCCAATCCAGGCGCAAGCTATCTGGGTAAGTTTCCCCGCTGTCTGGTCAACCTGGAAGCGGTTCTGGCCCAATACCGTAGAATCAAACTCTTTGATCCGAGCGCCCCCGTTACCCGAGCTAAAGCAGCATCTCATCTGGGGTATTCCCGGCTGACCATGCCCCCGCATTGCGCCCAGGTTGAAGTCGCTTTCTTTGGGAAACGCTCCCCAAGAATCGGGAGATTTATGGGGCAGCCTGTTGCCGCTGGCGACCGCGCCCCTTTGCAAAGATTGCTGGCCAATATGCG
Proteins encoded in this region:
- a CDS encoding baseplate protein — its product is MSTLHWQPSLEGEGIVEGVEDVRQCIRIILETPLGSDPLRPDFGSNLRNYVDHPIDRARPHVVRETVEAIRKWEPRCTVKRVLVRITDFSGLLIQVYFKLANGVEQSVEVYPYASIL
- a CDS encoding phage baseplate assembly protein V, yielding MNETLKESAVTLRYGLIEEFDEETYQVKVRLPDLDDMLTHWLPLPVSVSQDDKALDTVDIGTQVALLLDTRGEEGIIIGAVYSEEDTPPVKSKDKFHRKFKDGTVIEYDRSEHKLKVDAQGEITIKATGPVTVEGQNVTIKGILVTIDAPLTKVNNILIQGKLILQPQP
- a CDS encoding phage major tail tube protein, whose protein sequence is MSKIAINRLTNANVFFEGNSLLGRVEEITLPEIKVKTAEHKALGMVGSIEAFAGFEKLEGKIKWSSLYPDAMKKTANPFKSVQIQVRGSLESWTGQGRSEQKKVVINLTVAFKKFPGGNFKPQDNVELETDFACYYMKQTVNGEDIVEIDVLENIYKAGGVDMLATYRSNIGG
- a CDS encoding baseplate protein, which encodes MSLPQVIHENPTQVLDELKAAYEASTEKTLYPAQIEQLIINLIAYRETLLRTSINDAARQNLARYARSPMLEYLGELVNTYRLPAQFAKTTLEFSLSLPLVNPTLIPKGTRIQAANGAIFASVADAWILAGQTSVQVKAQADTAGPEFNGFLPGTIKEPFDTLQTGLTVTNLTTSSGGALIEDIERFRVRVLLAMNQPSAGSSNAYRYIALTADSHVVDVSVQIVAPGWVRLAVLTDGDSAEIVANVDQAVRADDSRPLTDRVDVVAAEAIAAPILVTITPRKGALVATLLQSAQAVLEAHRDKLKNTLGYDLVASELSAKIQDSGAIKRVGLIGADVPIEPHQYAVMSWPEPAFLEAELD
- a CDS encoding phage tail tape measure protein, coding for MSDMLLAMMLTLKDMASGPLGQAQSNVKKFSHELLAIGAASRAMGQKILGAMQAPIQAFAEAEDAATQLRVSMMDSKGVSQGFEAVNKLATDLGNKLPGTTADFQEMMTALNQQGVKADSILGGVGKAAAYLGVQLKMPYREAAIFAAKTGEAAGIASKDMEKFMDTIQRTANLGVTTGEMELAFGRSAGKLKEIGAQGLESASGLSTLFAMLIKTGLSGETVGTNFAALAGGLQQYQYGIGDKAKAAQKSLKALGIEMRFFGKSGKFLGERNMISQLEKLNKLAPDKKASVLNSLFGSGQDAQMVSTIISGGIKAYNAMEKKKKDQADLNTKVEAQLKTLTNIWDSATGTFTNMLATLGGSIAPELKAMADGFGKLSENLQKFTKEHPQITKMATAFTLLSGAALVVGGTAAMGLGMALPAFGHAATGASKIAAGAGKLAKHGKDAALSMKIWNASAGANIVAAANKPIPMPKFSAIFKSAFSSVGNAAKSFGSSIVGAVGKVGRLFAGLPGALLKIPGAIGGAFGKIPGLLTKIPALLRGVALGIRAVGMAALANPAGIAIAALAVGAILVFKYWKPISGFFKGLWHGLMVGLKPLKPAFDGAFKAVAPIIQPIVGALKGVWNWLKSLLSPVNDTGGAAEKMGKKFGLALAEMISKGQEMLAHFMALPEKFLSIGANMMHGLINGINSAAGAVMSRLKEIGNNIKSTFTGILGIHSPSRVFMNYGQNLGAGLELGMVAKAASVAGAAGKLAKAATPSFQKLSGPSLALASARGNAGGGHNITFAPVIQLSALPGASSEQQMQQAVRDLYPEFKRFMDRYTHDKKRSHA
- a CDS encoding phage protein D; amino-acid sequence: MEVKQAIKPDFKLFYAGKDVTHDLAPYITEIVYTDRLTGQSDELDVSLVDPDGRWMDAWYPEKGAEIKLEYGYTHKPLIKAGAFEVDEIEIEGPPSTVRIRALSAGLSRQARTRLGKAYEKTTLKAIVEKVAKRLKAKVSGQIADIQIPKATQYGETDWAFLVRLCREYGYEVKLTDNNQTLVVAKLKDLASQKAVRVITPADLISYQYRDKITEVPAKTEVKHQNRRKKKLVKGEAQNKLTLDKTASDTHKKILPVDSKGQAQAVADAEQERQEIDKTSFTINLWGDASLVAGARVTASKFGKLNGEYMIVESKHTISRSGYSTESQMKRVSV
- a CDS encoding phage tail protein — encoded protein: MAVNYLHGVETIEVDKGPRPIRTVKTAVVGLIGSAPMGAVNTPTVVLSDRDAAAFGPQTPNFTIPQALNAIFDQGYGTVIVINVLDPAVHKTAVAAEAQTFGTDGTLSLAHPHIANLVLKNTGGTVTYVKDTDYSVDPVTGKVTRIPTGDITAGQAIEADYDYADPTKVLASDIIGGTSVGGQRSGIQALDDTYNLFGYFAKILISPVFCTQNSVAVELIAMAQKLKAIALIDAPIGTTPAQAIAGRGPAGTINFNTSSERAYLCYPHLKVYDTVLNAERLEPYSQRLAGVMCRRDVENGYWWSPSNLEILGITGSEFPISARVNDPNTEANQLNEAGICTVFNSFGTGLRTWGNRSAAWPSVTSPKNFVSVRRTADVLHESIEFSMLQFIDYPIDDVLIDAIIQSANAFVRTLIGRGAIVDGEVTYDPAKNPPTEIALGHLTFDVTFIPPTPAERITFESFLDINLLAGLGAAA